DNA sequence from the Macrobrachium rosenbergii isolate ZJJX-2024 chromosome 55, ASM4041242v1, whole genome shotgun sequence genome:
gCAAATATTAGACCACTTCAGTTCCTAGCCTTGTTTAAGTTGAATTAACAGGGTGCTTTGGTAACATACAGTACAATTTGTTCCATGTTAAAAAGCTGCATGCCTGAAAGAACTCAAAATCACTACTTTTCTCATATGCAACTGTGTATCCTCACATGGAAATTGAAGGTATAGTGAATTACTCCATTTTGTATTTTAGTCACATCATGCAACAACTCTCATAATACAGGCTTGGCATGAGACTAAACTCATATAACCTGTGCAGAACTTGCGAAACTGACATAAATTAGACCATTATATGTAAAATCCACAATACAATACTACCATGAAAAACTGGACTTGCCCCTGACAAGAACACTATATGGTGAGCAAATCCTggcaaattattcatatttaaatatggGAATGTTTTCTTATGTAACACAGGGCATACTGAAGTTAGATGATGCATCAATTttggcccaaaaaatttttgACATTCCTAAATCTGATCCACTTCCTTTAGCATGTCATTTCAAAATCTGATCCACTtccttttgtattaaaaaaatttaaaatgatcaaatCTTGAAAGTGTAAATTCTGAAAGGATTTAAAATACTCATAACTTCAGTTACTTATCCTACTACATTTCCCAAAGCATCAAACACCTGGCAACAACCTACTTACAATGGTGTGATGTGGTGGCGTGGCAGGCGTAGCAAGATGAGGAGGAGAACTATAGTATGGAGAACTTGGGGAGACTGGAGGTGAAGGGTATGGCCAGTAGAACATGGTTGGGTAAGTCATTCCAGGGAAGGCTGTCAGACGAGGTGTCACAGCCCCAACTGCACTAAGGACAGGAGGGGCAGGTCCCAATGGGTAGGCACCAAATGGAGGAGCTATCACAGTCCCTCCTGTAGGAGAAATTTAGATTAACAAAGTCCTACATGATGTGGCTTTCTGCCATAAAGAGAACTGGTTACAAATGATGTCTGCTACAACAACATTCAGGGTTGCAGATCAACCTTTAACAGAAAGATGGTTTACCGAAGTTAACCATCTAACTGCTAGCTCTGGATCACTACCTAACCTTCATGTTGAAGAGCTACACCAAAAAACAGTAGGTTTCAAAACACATCCACTCCTCTTTCACACACTGTAAGAGCCCATGTTTAAATTTCAATCTGCCTGTcctaaaattattacaaaatatacattaacaaatttCTTTGGATCATTTAATGAGAGGTGTACTGAAAAGCAGATACTGAATGGACacatgagaaatgaaaatgagttcatcagaaaaagcaaatgggtgAAATGACTGGCATTAGATCATTTCTATCTAAACCTTCAAACTACAATCAACTAGACCCACTTCATACATTAAAACATACGCTCAACACAGAGGACGAAACACTTGCCACCATTTAACTACAAGTAAACAGAGTGTATATTgaatctaaacattttttatcTGATTAAACTACTGGGACACTTTGACCCTCTTTAAAAACTCATAAGCAGTAAAAACTTAGATCTATTATGAAACTATACACATGTCTGCTGTTTGACTTCGGTTACTTGAAAGTGGCAAGTAATTTTGGTTTTGCAACATTGCAGACTTTCCTTCTGTTACAAACATGTATTGGTATCAGATATTTCAACTAATCTGCTTAGCTCCAAGCTGGTGCAGCTAACCACATGAATTAGGCAATTGTATGGTGTTATTGTGGTATCAATTGCCAAAGGCCTATCAACCTTTTCTGttgtcataaatattatattcttacagccaaataaaattctgaaacttaaaaattcctCAACAAATGTAAATGTAACTTTGAAAAGCTCAAGACCTAGTCTGTATGGTTCTACAATGTTTGCAGTattgaaacatttaaaattattttgaaaacctgATAGTCctttaatttctatatatataattttccaaaattatcACAAATAACATAGTTTTCTGGCAAATATAATCATTCCATTCAAAACTTATAATCACTGCTGCTCTTTTCTTatgctattactgaataaattacaaTACTGTAATGCTTGTGTtactgttttgaattttgtgcacTCAGTGTTTCCAGTAttagagaattatatatttattcacattataTCTAAAAGTGCCTGTCTTTATTctcactttcatttaaaaaaaaaaaactggttttcagTCGCTCATTAAAAAAGGTATCCCTTGTTAACATCTTGGACCTTGCATAGTATAGGGTGGTTGCTGTATTAGGCACTATAGGCAATCTCTGAATGATTGCTGTTTGATGGTATAAGCAATCTTCGAGTTATTTAGATGTTAAATTTTAACCTTTAGCTCAAGGGAACTTGGCGAATTTGAATGTCCTTTCATGTACTTTGAGTAGGGTTTTTTTCCATATACTCTCTATTTACTAGTTACAAATTAAATTCTAAATCAGACCTTACCACCACCGCTGCTGCCGCCACcactgccaccaccaccaccaccaccaccaacaccaacaccttATAATACCAAAGAACCACATGCAACCAATTCCACCACCATACCACAGTCTCCACACACCCATAATAAATCATGCACAAACCCACCCACAATTTAACTACACCACCACCAAAGCCACCTTGAGTAATCTACCACCACCTGCCAACACCATTACTACACTACACCACAACTACAGTACACCACTAAAACCAGAACGCAGCCTGCAACCACAAAAGGTGTAAAGCTCTTGCCTACCTTGTTACCTTAATCTGCCAGGCCCACGAGCCTCTTATGAGAGAGTGGCTTTGTTTGATATAGAGGATGAGAGGTGACCCATACACCGGAACCAGAAAACCACTGGGAATATCTTAACAGACTTTATTGGTCTTAGCAAAGTAATAATGGCGTTCACACCAAATCCAGTTAAGTCAAAATAACATCTGGAACATTTTCTGGGCTAACGACAGTAGGtattaaaacttaaaatgtaGTGTTCTGGTATGTACCAGATctcttatttaaagataaaatcacattGAAAAGCCTTGAAAATGTTCAATATCTGAACTAAATATAAAGCTATAACAATAGAGAAAAAACTActgaatatacacacaaaataacaaTGGTGCAGGTATCACACTTAGTGGAATGTATTACAGAAGTGTTAGAGGACCATGTTGCCCTTGCATCTGGCCCCTAAACAGCCCAGCCAGAGGGCACAAGGCCGCAAGACTCCACAGGCTCGAGTCATTGTTGTTATCACAATACTACAGTATTGTCTATGTCCCTTAATGGATGCAAATTACCCCTAATAGAACCAATGGGAACAGTACTATGCCTAATTTCAACCTTGAagggaaaaaaatgtcaaaataaatacatacctaCTACTGAGATACAGTTAAGTCACTAAGACTGCATAACTCGAGTTGGAAAGTCCTGTGGCCAGCACCTAAGTCCTACCAGAACCCACAAAAGGGGTTCACTGCACGTGTTCCCTCCGTGGTGGCTTCATGTACCACCacacaacaccaccaccacagcAACACACTGCCAGCCAACCAAATGCTTGTGTATACATGGCTGCTACAATCTAAGCTAAAAGCAATAAATTCAaaagtttaacttaaaattaaaatcactaaCTACAGATTATGCTCATTCATATGAGCAATTACATGATCAGAAAAGAGGGACGCTCCTTTGACCAAAAATATATGCAGCCATGCACATACAAGCAACCTCACACCatcaaaagacacacacactgacacatcTTTAGAGATCATAAGAGACTGACAATTATTTATGCCTTTGGAAAAAGCTTTTGACCTGGCAAATGccaaaacaataacaacatggtgcactgtttttattactgtacttctttcaaatgtgaaACACTATGAAGATTGAAAACAAGAACACCATGGCAAAGCCATGCAACTGCTTTATCCCAAGTCATCTAATATGAAATGCCATCTAATtccattaacacaattctaaggAACCAAGGCTCATCCAACCTCCAGCAGGACACGCCCAGCAGCCTCACAATGTTGGCTAACAGTGTTTGCTTTGCTGGCAACACCAAGTGCAGCACACCAAAGTAATAGCAGATTGCACACACATTATTGCTGCACTACGCACACATTGTCAACAGTGTAACATGGGACAGGGCATTATGCTGTAACCATTAAGAACATGAGATTGGCTCTCATAAGCAAAAGTCATGAACTTTCCTATTGGATACTAGCAACACCTGCCAAATTCCTATCACACTGAGATCATCCTCTCTGTCAATCAACTATATACAGGTGAGTTTAATGCAGCACTGAATTGAGTATTACATGGCAGGGAACACTTGGGCTTGGGAATATAAAGAATGCAACAATGAAGGGTTAATGGGGGTGCGCTTCATTGCTGCCCCCATAGTAGCAGCACCTGTGTCCCCTGGAAAAGCTTGATCAAAACTTCGTTTTTGTGTGGCAGGTAACCTAGCTACTGCCATGGCAGGGGCAGTAGCAAAAGGCATTGGGAGAAGAGGTTGTGCCAATGGGGATTTCTGCAGGGCTGTAGGTGTCCCTTGCATATCTCTGGTTTGGGCTGTCGATACGGGTACTAAGGTTACTTGAGGATGCAGAGTACCAGGAAGGGTGGTGCGagcattagaaaagaaaagaagagggcTTGAAGCAGAGCTCATCTGTGAGACAACTGGCATTTCCCCATACTGTCCAATCAAAGGAGGGGGTACAGACATGACAGATTTCATAGGGTTTAATAGAGTCGGAGTAGCTTGAGAGGTATGAGGAACTTCTAAAGGACTCTGAGGAGGAAGGGCTGGTCTTGGGGGAGGAGGACCCATAGGAGGAGGAAGTAACAACTGGGCTTCAGGTTGTTTGAGAGGACTTGGGGGCATACCAGGTATAACTGAGCCATGAGGGGGAGGTGGTAAAGCAGGGGGAGCTGCACCATGGAAAAGGGGTCCTGGGGGCCGAGGAGCAACAGTAGGGGGTAGACCAGGGGGATGAAGAGCCCCACCAGGTAGATTTGTGGTGGTACTGTCCCACACCAACATACCAGGGGACACGATGGGCCGCTGGGCGGGGAGGCCACCAGTCAGCACCATATTCATATCTTCACCCGAGCACTGAAAAACTTCTATGTATCTTTGTTTCTTGCCGAAAATCATGTAACGATGATGTCTCTGTTGTGAAGCCATGAATGCAGAATGTTCACCATCCATCTGAATGAAAGCCTCACCACTTGGTTGACCCTGGAAAGAAACCTTTTGGTACAATCCAAGTTTCTTAGTGGATGATTAATTTTAAAGGATGTCAGAACCAACAATTAAGTTAGTTGAGGAAGCTACTGCCACCAATAATCtgatgttaaaattaaaaaaaaaataaaaagattacaattttgcacaaaactttCTTTGGAAAACTAAAATTGACTAAGTAagcagtaaataataaaaattcgaaTACTTCAGCTATCAAAATTTcaatatgcatactgtatatttcaattATACAGTTTCAAATTCCCAACTGAATGAGTTTGTTGGGGTGCAGCCACTGATGCATTTACATGTTTCCACCATACTTTCgcagattttattataaatatgaataaaacttaCATGAGCATTGTAGACCATGTGAACGCCCTGATACACAATACTCTTAGCATGCTCCCCAAGAAACTCCAGGATGTGCTCCACTTGAGCTTCAAATGGAAGGCCTCTTAAACGAATGCAGTCTTTTCTTGTGCCAGATGTGATGATCTGTTGAGGCAGGAGGGGTACTTGTGGGAGTTGTGCTATTAGCGGTTGCTGCTGTTCATAAGTACGAGGGTCCATGGAGCGATTGAGAACCTAGAATAATTGAAAAGTTTAACATACAGCACTTCTTGAAATTGTCAAAATGTTTACTCATTTATATATTCCCTTTTAAATACTACAGTAAACATATTAAATTGCAATCATTTATACCGGTAatgtaatttttcagaaaaattttttcatcttgGTTCATACTGAGAAAACAAATTCTCTCCAggaataatacaatatttttcgTGTCACTATCAAGTAATGGTAATATCTCGCCAGAATTCTGTCACAACTCTAATCTAAACTTCTATGCCATCCTCTTGGCTCGCCAATAATGATGTATGCGTAAGCACAAAATATGCTTTACTAGCATACACGCAACTCATTATTTGGCATCAACAATCACCTGAGTAATCCTGAACCAACCTACTTGCAAAAAACTCGAATCAAGTCAGACTATTTACATTGCAACTAGTTAAGAAACTATCAAGAGaagtctgaaaataattttacctatTCAATAACCTTGGTTATAGAACAAGAGAAATTCTGTGTGGAATTCGTTTACAAAACGtgtcttcttcccagcttgttcccatttttacaAAACgtgtaaaactttataaaaatgtactaGTTTTATGGAAAGTTGGCGTCATAGTTGTTCTACATTACTCTTACCTGGGGTAAATCTTATAATCTAAAATTAGCAGCCATAATTAAGTATCAAAACTTATACACTGAAATTaacactaaacataaaacatgcgATTTTCCCGACCTTAATTTAATAAACAAACGACACATATTGAATGACAAGTACGTTACTTACGAGAGATTCTGCTGCaccgagagaaaaaaagaaataaagacattaaacACATTTAAGTTGTAACAGTTGCCAAAGCAAACAACTTGACTatggaaatgtaaaattaatcaACTTCGCACCTGCCATCTGAATATGCCTCATAGGACGAACATATCGGAAATTAACGCTGTCCGAGACTCGTGGACAGGTAATCTATAACCACTACCAGAAGAATTgttctgaatgtaaataaattggACTTTGGCGCAAAAGAAAATGTCAAGTCTTTGAACAGGCTTTATTAAACATCATCGACAAGCAAAATTACTCAAGACAAGCTTTCCAAGAAAATTAAGCAGCAGCAGGGAATTGCTTAGGAAAGACAACTGACGGAAGAGCTAATACAAACAAGTTTTATGTGCAAATGAACGCGATGAAATAAGTGGGATAATGCAGGACAAGAGATAAACAGAGGAACCATGATTTTTGAAAGGAAACCCGTAACAAACAAATGAGGCTGGCTGGATGGACTTGCCGAGGGTCTgccaaaatgaacaaatatgaatatgatgatgaaaCGAAACAATGTGTCAACGAAAATGTACAAGTGACAAACGCCTCACCTGTTGAACTTCGGCAGTGGTAGATCTGAAGAGTTCTATGTACCGGGAGCCAATGATCTCCCGATGTTTACCCAGGGCCTTAGCGCTATCTTCCTCGGAGGCAAAGAGCACGAAAGCATCTCCAGTGGCACGCCCATCGGGCTTCCTGACGAAGAGGACTCCCTCTTCATTGTCAAGGATCTGACAACCATTCTCTCCGGATTCAAAGAACTCCACCTgtataataaaaacagagaatgttcaataattaatttattattagctGCTATCATTACTGTTATGAAGGTAAAAAGGTTTGGGTGGACAATAATTCAAGTTGAGAGGCTTAATCTGCAATGTAGGTTAATACCACTGACTTTCCGAACTGGGGAGAAACTGAATGGCGGGGGGAAGGGGTGGTGGAAGACgcttgtttccattttgaaaaatcataattataaatcCTTTCCTGGTATCACCGTGAACGAAAAATGGCGGTTTGAACGGGtaactttgtttcactttgtttggttttatgtacagccctccacagggataattccctctctggcgggccgtCGTACGTTTTCAAAATGAGGTGCCTcttcttatattttctaattgtctttctggtaaaactaaggtatacttaacttcagcgttttctcgtcagtatcgtagctcccgCAGGATAGGAGTGTccttagttctttttttttatttgctttcttcttattaaattgcacagaagattattagtcaaagccatgatctgtattatttttcacctttgacacacaTTCTTTATAtgctgtgcacttattgccatcatatgttttatgtttagtatcactatgacctttctttacacaatttttacacttgatgatgttgctagcacattcatttgatttgtgattttcactacatctagggcaagcttggtcgtTTTTACTATTTactgcgctgtgaccaaattcctgacatttata
Encoded proteins:
- the fus gene encoding epithelial splicing regulatory protein 1 isoform X1, whose translation is MATHFVVTYTATAGANGPLLGSDEEEIVIMQYLVWDTVSRKVVTEQQYIVQPPSGDINENVLGEQCREDYGLTEEQVKNGQPFETVIDSFDAILNKITDGATDRVSLVTDGQLHLRQVIHPKALAKNLSLPDYYNSFYDIRKEFRSFYHSEEMSSISDMMNFLNMESEETEELAKRSVRDMGKILGRMVNDGHRFVLPETILIRLEPGICSRTEEVDSACVVRARGLPWQSSDQDIAKFFRGLNIAKGGVALCLSPQGRRNGEALIRFISPEHRDMALKRHKHHIGNRYIEVYKATGDDFINVAGGNNNEAQQFLSRGGQVIIRMRGLPYDCTAKQVVEFFESGENGCQILDNEEGVLFVRKPDGRATGDAFVLFASEEDSAKALGKHREIIGSRYIELFRSTTAEVQQVLNRSMDPRTYEQQQPLIAQLPQVPLLPQQIITSGTRKDCIRLRGLPFEAQVEHILEFLGEHAKSIVYQGVHMVYNAHGQPSGEAFIQMDGEHSAFMASQQRHHRYMIFGKKQRYIEVFQCSGEDMNMVLTGGLPAQRPIVSPGMLVWDSTTTNLPGGALHPPGLPPTVAPRPPGPLFHGAAPPALPPPPHGSVIPGMPPSPLKQPEAQLLLPPPMGPPPPRPALPPQSPLEVPHTSQATPTLLNPMKSVMSVPPPLIGQYGEMPVVSQMSSASSPLLFFSNARTTLPGTLHPQVTLVPVSTAQTRDMQGTPTALQKSPLAQPLLPMPFATAPAMAVARLPATQKRSFDQAFPGDTGAATMGAAMKRTPINPSLLHSLYSQAQVFPAM
- the fus gene encoding RNA-binding protein fusilli isoform X3; the encoded protein is MKHVVTEQQYIVQPPSGDINENVLGEQCREDYGLTEEQVKNGQPFETVIDSFDAILNKITDGATDRVSLVTDGQLHLRQVIHPKALAKNLSLPDYYNSFYDIRKEFRSFYHSEEMSSISDMMNFLNMESEETEELAKRSVRDMGKILGRMVNDGHRFVLPETILIRLEPGICSRTEEVDSACVVRARGLPWQSSDQDIAKFFRGLNIAKGGVALCLSPQGRRNGEALIRFISPEHRDMALKRHKHHIGNRYIEVYKATGDDFINVAGGNNNEAQQFLSRGGQVIIRMRGLPYDCTAKQVVEFFESGENGCQILDNEEGVLFVRKPDGRATGDAFVLFASEEDSAKALGKHREIIGSRYIELFRSTTAEVQQVLNRSMDPRTYEQQQPLIAQLPQVPLLPQQIITSGTRKDCIRLRGLPFEAQVEHILEFLGEHAKSIVYQGVHMVYNAHGQPSGEAFIQMDGEHSAFMASQQRHHRYMIFGKKQRYIEVFQCSGEDMNMVLTGGLPAQRPIVSPGMLVWDSTTTNLPGGALHPPGLPPTVAPRPPGPLFHGAAPPALPPPPHGSVIPGMPPSPLKQPEAQLLLPPPMGPPPPRPALPPQSPLEVPHTSQATPTLLNPMKSVMSVPPPLIGQYGEMPVVSQMSSASSPLLFFSNARTTLPGTLHPQVTLVPVSTAQTRDMQGTPTALQKSPLAQPLLPMPFATAPAMAVARLPATQKRSFDQAFPGDTGAATMGAAMKRTPINPSLLHSLYSQAQVFPAM
- the fus gene encoding RNA-binding protein fusilli isoform X6, with product MSSISDMMNFLNMESEETEELAKRSVRDMGKILGRMVNDGHRFVLPETILIRLEPGICSRTEEVDSACVVRARGLPWQSSDQDIAKFFRGLNIAKGGVALCLSPQGRRNGEALIRFISPEHRDMALKRHKHHIGNRYIEVYKATGDDFINVAGGNNNEAQQFLSRGGQVIIRMRGLPYDCTAKQVVEFFESGENGCQILDNEEGVLFVRKPDGRATGDAFVLFASEEDSAKALGKHREIIGSRYIELFRSTTAEVQQVLNRSMDPRTYEQQQPLIAQLPQVPLLPQQIITSGTRKDCIRLRGLPFEAQVEHILEFLGEHAKSIVYQGVHMVYNAHGQPSGEAFIQMDGEHSAFMASQQRHHRYMIFGKKQRYIEVFQCSGEDMNMVLTGGLPAQRPIVSPGMLVWDSTTTNLPGGALHPPGLPPTVAPRPPGPLFHGAAPPALPPPPHGSVIPGMPPSPLKQPEAQLLLPPPMGPPPPRPALPPQSPLEVPHTSQATPTLLNPMKSVMSVPPPLIGQYGEMPVVSQMSSASSPLLFFSNARTTLPGTLHPQVTLVPVSTAQTRDMQGTPTALQKSPLAQPLLPMPFATAPAMAVARLPATQKRSFDQAFPGDTGAATMGAAMKRTPINPSLLHSLYSQAQVFPAM
- the fus gene encoding uncharacterized protein fus isoform X2, with product MADSGIETRREIEAGFEGIEQSESAACLSNLWEAFGRQQQEQVRGWEVGARGEGEGIELVPESSEDDCSLLATAVQGCHISTTVGSCALTSPSFQRKTATSADLLLSCHDNQNRRHQKQVNLKSDDDDEPVGPDFNADQCSVNGIAKPNDHPVHDKAFSQRCHNAVGVDNSSTPSHSAKGSFQYRQHFKGWNDWRYYPRYHFRPPRSPCHFYRHRPPHYRPPHYRPFSHQGIRHPGFPYEDDLSVRGGVALCLSPQGRRNGEALIRFISPEHRDMALKRHKHHIGNRYIEVYKATGDDFINVAGGNNNEAQQFLSRGGQVIIRMRGLPYDCTAKQVVEFFESGENGCQILDNEEGVLFVRKPDGRATGDAFVLFASEEDSAKALGKHREIIGSRYIELFRSTTAEVQQVLNRSMDPRTYEQQQPLIAQLPQVPLLPQQIITSGTRKDCIRLRGLPFEAQVEHILEFLGEHAKSIVYQGVHMVYNAHGQPSGEAFIQMDGEHSAFMASQQRHHRYMIFGKKQRYIEVFQCSGEDMNMVLTGGLPAQRPIVSPGMLVWDSTTTNLPGGALHPPGLPPTVAPRPPGPLFHGAAPPALPPPPHGSVIPGMPPSPLKQPEAQLLLPPPMGPPPPRPALPPQSPLEVPHTSQATPTLLNPMKSVMSVPPPLIGQYGEMPVVSQMSSASSPLLFFSNARTTLPGTLHPQVTLVPVSTAQTRDMQGTPTALQKSPLAQPLLPMPFATAPAMAVARLPATQKRSFDQAFPGDTGAATMGAAMKRTPINPSLLHSLYSQAQVFPAM